The window GGCTGCATGGGCTTGGCCTGTAAAATCTTCCTCCTGCTCTGTTTCTGTCTGCTGAAAACGGATCAGAATCTGTTGCCAGTGGTCCTGGAGTGCTCCAGTGACTCCAGGAAGCCGCTCGTAGAGCGGGGTTTCTTCTTTGTTTAAGTCCTCCAGCATGCAGACCAGCTTTTCAGGGCGGATATCCTTGGGAGCAATGCTTTCGGCAACAGGCTGGCCCCGGTAGAGGTCCGTGATATTTTTTGATCCCTTTTGTGGATACCATAATGTCTCGGGTAAGTCTTCTATTTTTGAGATTATTTTTGGAGAGTTCATAGTGTCTATACTCCGCTTTGGATTGCTGTTATGAGTAACTACTCAATTTAACTTTACTCATGGTGTTTTGGGATGCTGCTTTTCTGCGTGAGGACTTTGCGAGGGAACTCGTTCGTTCTGTGTGGAGAAGTGCAGGCTTGTTTTTGTAAAGATTGCTCTTTTTTGTCACCCTAGCGCGATCGAATTTTATTGCAAGGGAGAAAGCTAATAGGAAGCATCTCTATTTTGTTAATTCTATAAAATGAATATGTTACGTTATTTTTACAGAATTGTTTTTGTGGTGATAGGTTATCTTTTTGGATAGATTGAGTTTTTGTAAGGTGCTGTCTTGAGCGGGATGTTTTTTACATAATTGTTGGAATATGACAAGAAATATTTGTCGAGTGAAAAGAGAAAGTAGGGGAGTTGTGGGCTGGATGGTTGTGGATTTTTGTGAGGAGGGTTTTGCGGGTGTTTTTGGGGAGAGAAGGAAGGGGAAATGTCCCGGAGCATGCTCTACTCAGGGCCTTTTCGCTGGCACCGTCCTCTGTGGGATAGACGTTGTTGGGATCTTGTGATACTGGCCGCCGAGATATTTACGAAAGCGCATGATGTCCGTGGGCAGCTTGGCCTTCTGGATTTCGATCAGAACCAGCTTGCGGCTGCCGTCCTCCTGGCGGATCACAGCGGAGAAATCGATGCGGAAGACGGTGAGGTTCAGGCCGATTTTTTTCTGAACTCAGTGGGCTTGAACTCCAGGGTTTCGATTTCCTGATCAAGGATTTTGGAGAGGATCAGCTTGGCGATGCGCATTGCAATCCGCTCATTTTTTCAGCTATTTTTCAGGAAAAGAGCACTTTTACGTATAAATCTCCAACTGGTATTTTCAAATCGATAGAAATAAAATGAAGCTCATCATTATCTTTTAAGATTTCCATCTCCCACTTTTTTCCTCTTCGCCTGTATATCCAAATTTCAATTTCTTTCTGGCTCACCAGGACATATTCTTGTAAACTTGGGATTCTGAGATAATTTTGCAGTTTATCTCCTCTATCAAAATGTTTCGTTGATTCTGACAGAACTTCAACAATGAGTATCGGTTTTTCTTTAACTAATTCGTCATTATCGTCCGGGGCGCATTTGACAAAAACATCGGGATAATAACAATCAAACCCTGCTGATAATTTCATGTCACTTGAATAAACATCACATGGGGATTCAAGCAAATGATTGGCAATATTTCTGAATATGTTACCTGTTATTTTCACATGATTTTCTTTAGCACCGGCCATTGCATAGATTTCACCGTTAACCAACTCATGCTTTGAGTCTGCTTTTTCTTCTAATAACAGATATTCATCTTTTGTAAATAACTTCCTTTGAGGTAATCCCATTATCTTCCCTTCTCAGTATTCCGTATCCATAGCCTTTCCATCCTGCATTTCATTATAACACCAAGCTCACCCGCCGCCCAGGTATTGCCGCGATGATCAGGGGGGCGTTCATTTTCCTCAAGAGAATGGTACCTGATGCGGGCGGACAGGGCAAGGTGAAGGACGGAGGTGGCAAAGGAATCCCCTGAATCCTCCATCGGATTCAGGGGATTGGGGTTGACGGCACGGACAAGATCAAACGTTTTGGTCGGGATTTGTTATCTCATCCCAATCTACTGTGCTGATCAGATCAGGCTTCAGCAGGCGCGGAAGAATACGGTCGAACGGAAGCCCTTCCTCGGCCCCGCCTGTCCACAATTCTACAGCCCGCTTTCTTCTGCCGAGCTTGAAGGTCAGCAACTATCTCAGTTAAATTATGATGATGTTTTGCGGTATAAGAATCCCGATTCTTCCAGACTTCGGCTATAATTTCATCCTGGTACATTATTTTTATCCTCCGGCATAAGTTCCATCGGGGTGCAGATTTCCGGGCATATATACCCGGTTTCCGTACATATTTTTCGGATAATCGGCTTGTTGGCAGCATTGTCAATGTGTCGGCAGTTCCATGTAAGCAGATAATCAATATGATGAACCGCCGCGACGGCAACGTGCAATGCATCGGCTTCGGCGGCAGCGGGGATTCCTCCCTTCGCTATCAGCAACTCGGCAAGCTCCTTGGCCTCCTCATCAATGGGAAGTCTGCCGAGATCGGCTATTGCTTCAAGTCTTCGTGCAGCCGCTTCCGAATTCCCGGCTGCCGCTTCGACAACGGTCAGCTCCGAGGTGAAAAGTTCATAAGCCGGGCGAACCTCATCCCACCACTGCCCGGTGATCTGCTGCCATGCTGATGCCCTGATATCCCGGCTTGGTCTGGCCGTAAGATAGCTCGGTATTGATGTTTCTATGTAGACGGATTGCTTCATCTGTTTCCACATTCAGCCGGATTTG is drawn from Candidatus Electrothrix aestuarii and contains these coding sequences:
- a CDS encoding type II toxin-antitoxin system VapC family toxin, translated to MKQSVYIETSIPSYLTARPSRDIRASAWQQITGQWWDEVRPAYELFTSELTVVEAAAGNSEAAARRLEAIADLGRLPIDEEAKELAELLIAKGGIPAAAEADALHVAVAAVHHIDYLLTWNCRHIDNAANKPIIRKICTETGYICPEICTPMELMPEDKNNVPG
- a CDS encoding Uma2 family endonuclease; protein product: MGLPQRKLFTKDEYLLLEEKADSKHELVNGEIYAMAGAKENHVKITGNIFRNIANHLLESPCDVYSSDMKLSAGFDCYYPDVFVKCAPDDNDELVKEKPILIVEVLSESTKHFDRGDKLQNYLRIPSLQEYVLVSQKEIEIWIYRRRGKKWEMEILKDNDELHFISIDLKIPVGDLYVKVLFS